Proteins encoded together in one Cydia pomonella isolate Wapato2018A chromosome 10, ilCydPomo1, whole genome shotgun sequence window:
- the LOC133521818 gene encoding uncharacterized protein LOC133521818, with protein MHAVGLHSALAIRRERKRRAEQQRAKERRYSLQSTESGITSPHCSTGSLERRRFKNTRTSENEVVSSVGMLHLGVVFLVLAFFLIGSGLLPDDVTSWSTIGSGNWFNELVWSGLFALGIGIFLIVLHKYLTKSEEQALEEYVQRQLTRSRSGHRLERDTETGDHTTKHARRARAAEALPETITETYTEPPPDRAHGFVNALALNGDALRESPLEQIVEEECSLASESEKRLGKFNRDTYSTPSVAPSLSPGSPSDTRELLSDGRYMIMSRM; from the coding sequence ATGCACGCCGTGGGCCTCCACTCCGCGCTCGCCATCCGCCGCGAGCGCAAGCGCCGCGCCGAGCAGCAGCGCGCCAAGGAGCGTCGCTACTCCCTGCAGTCCACCGAGTCCGGCATCACTTCCCCGCACTGCTCCACGGGCAGCCTCGAACGACGCCGCTTCAAGAACACCCGCACCAGCGAAAATGAGGTCGTCTCCTCCGTGGGCATGCTCCATCTCGGAGTCGTGTTCCTCGTGCTCGCCTTTTTCCTCATCGGCTCAGGTTTACTTCCCGATGACGTAACATCCTGGAGCACTATCGGCTCCGGCAACTGGTTTAACGAGCTAGTTTGGTCTGGATTGTTCGCGCTCGGTATAGGAATATTCCTGATCGTGCTGCACAAATATTTGACTAAGAGCGAGGAGCAGGCGCTTGAGGAGTACGTACAGCGCCAGCTGACGCGATCTCGATCAGGTCACCGGCTAGAGAGAGATACGGAGACAGGAGATCATACGACGAAACACGCGAGGCGAGCGCGTGCCGCCGAAGCCCTCCCTGAAACCATTACAGAGACCTACACCGAGCCACCGCCGGATCGAGCGCACGGCTTCGTCAACGCACTAGCCCTCAACGGCGACGCACTCCGAGAGTCCCCACTCGAGCAGATAGTAGAGGAGGAATGCTCTCTGGCCTCGGAGAGCGAAAAGCGACTGGGCAAGTTTAACCGCGACACGTACTCGACGCCGTCGGTGGCGCCGAGTCTCAGCCCTGGCTCGCCCTCCGACACTCGCGAGCTGCTGTCCGACGGCCGGTACATGATCATGTCGCGGATGTGA